One Candidatus Eisenbacteria bacterium DNA window includes the following coding sequences:
- a CDS encoding 2,3-bisphosphoglycerate-independent phosphoglycerate mutase, which produces MNPFDLYRSLAKKTDSKILLVVFDGLGGHPTPAMGMSELEAAKTPNLDDLVAEGACGLSTPISAGITPGSGPAHLGLFGYEPLDYIIGRGVLSALGIGFDLQPGDVAARINFCTMNSDGLITDRRAGRIATEEGAKRCKILSEIKLPGVEIFVQPEMDYRAAAIFRGAGLCGKLSDSDPQTTGVPPLDVKPLNPPATQIKEAAHTANLVTRFIAEARSRLKGMEPANMVLLRGFDDHLQIPSFQHIFKLKPVCIATYPMYKGLSKLVGMDVLNAGSTLESELETLKANWDKYDFFFFHIKKTDSMGEDGDFNGKVDVLQHGDTLFPEFKKLNPDVIAVTGDHSTPCLLKSHSWHPVPFVVWSPYCRPDNVQRFDERSIAEGSLNGMKHVDIMPLLMANALKFEKFGA; this is translated from the coding sequence ATGAATCCCTTTGATCTGTACCGTTCATTAGCCAAGAAAACAGATTCCAAAATTCTCTTGGTCGTATTTGACGGATTGGGAGGCCACCCGACCCCCGCGATGGGAATGTCCGAGCTCGAGGCCGCCAAGACCCCCAATCTTGATGACCTGGTGGCGGAAGGGGCCTGCGGTCTTTCCACCCCTATATCCGCGGGAATCACCCCCGGTTCCGGTCCGGCGCACCTGGGGCTGTTCGGCTACGAACCCTTGGATTACATTATTGGGAGGGGTGTTCTTTCGGCCCTTGGAATCGGTTTCGACTTGCAGCCGGGCGATGTTGCGGCCCGGATTAATTTTTGCACGATGAATAGCGACGGCCTCATCACCGACCGGCGGGCCGGTCGTATCGCAACGGAGGAAGGCGCCAAGCGTTGCAAGATTCTTTCGGAAATCAAGCTTCCGGGCGTCGAGATATTTGTTCAACCTGAAATGGACTATCGAGCGGCGGCGATTTTCCGCGGGGCCGGCCTGTGCGGCAAGCTCTCGGATTCCGATCCACAGACCACCGGCGTGCCGCCCCTCGACGTCAAACCTCTGAATCCACCGGCGACGCAAATAAAAGAGGCCGCGCACACGGCGAATCTGGTCACTCGGTTCATCGCTGAAGCCAGGTCGAGACTGAAGGGAATGGAGCCCGCGAACATGGTTCTGTTGCGCGGCTTCGACGATCATCTCCAGATCCCCTCCTTCCAGCACATTTTCAAACTTAAGCCGGTGTGTATCGCCACGTACCCAATGTATAAGGGTTTGTCAAAATTGGTCGGGATGGATGTCTTGAACGCCGGCTCAACGCTCGAATCAGAGCTGGAGACATTGAAAGCGAACTGGGATAAATACGATTTCTTCTTCTTTCACATTAAGAAGACGGATAGCATGGGCGAGGACGGCGACTTTAACGGCAAGGTGGATGTCTTGCAGCATGGTGACACCCTTTTCCCCGAGTTCAAAAAACTAAATCCCGATGTCATCGCGGTGACGGGTGACCACTCGACGCCTTGTTTGCTGAAATCCCACAGCTGGCATCCGGTGCCGTTTGTTGTCTGGTCGCCTTATTGCCGGCCCGACAATGTCCAAAGGTTCGATGAGCGCTCCATCGCCGAGGGATCATTGAATGGGATGAAGCATGTCGACATCATGCCGCTTCTCATGGCCAACGCGCTCAAGTTTGAGAAATTCGGGGCATAA
- a CDS encoding molybdenum cofactor guanylyltransferase encodes MPSLEINKSSVPGMIFVGGKSRRMGEPKAQIRIGCRTCIEHVIHAVKPVVSSLTLVGETDGLAFLGLPQIPDARPGYGPLCGLETAFLHAAAIADSAAATNASNISNTSDASGASNAPDDSDDSDDSDAADTPDAPGAPDRDLILVIACDIPCIRSDVLRHLIDSIGDHDAAVPLAGGLQHPLCAVYHRSTLPMIQNRLERGVYGMLGFLAAIDCLDVTHDASGKELDPNFFINVNTPEDLERVRDCIEG; translated from the coding sequence ATGCCATCATTGGAGATAAACAAAAGTTCCGTCCCGGGAATGATCTTTGTGGGCGGCAAGAGCCGCCGGATGGGCGAGCCGAAAGCCCAAATCCGGATTGGTTGCCGGACCTGCATCGAGCATGTTATTCACGCGGTAAAACCTGTGGTCTCATCACTCACTTTGGTCGGCGAAACGGACGGCCTCGCGTTTCTCGGGCTGCCCCAGATCCCCGATGCGCGGCCGGGGTATGGCCCGCTCTGCGGACTGGAAACAGCCTTTCTGCATGCGGCGGCCATCGCGGATTCCGCTGCCGCCACAAACGCCTCTAACATTTCAAACACATCTGACGCTTCTGGCGCCTCCAACGCCCCTGACGATTCTGATGATTCTGACGATTCTGACGCCGCTGACACCCCTGACGCCCCCGGCGCCCCCGATCGTGATCTCATTTTAGTCATCGCCTGCGATATCCCCTGCATTAGATCCGATGTCTTAAGACATCTCATTGATTCGATCGGCGATCACGATGCCGCGGTTCCGCTGGCCGGCGGTCTCCAGCATCCGCTCTGCGCCGTCTATCATCGATCGACTCTTCCGATGATACAGAATCGATTGGAGCGCGGGGTCTACGGCATGCTGGGATTCCTGGCGGCGATCGATTGCCTTGATGTGACTCATGATGCAAGCGGCAAAGAACTGGATCCAAATTTCTTTATTAATGTGAACACGCCCGAGGATTTGGAACGGGTCCGGGATTGCATCGAGGGATAA
- a CDS encoding HNH endonuclease: MTTRRPQSKVKSTITMQSPDHAQTPTQAQTPTHAQTPTHAQTPSHAQTPTHIPIRTLADPFTSNLPAQQVDRELHQALTTLHRAEQSAVLWFSEMNQRKLYRDLGYSSIHQYAAESLGFSRSKIFHFLRLADDLERLPQLRAAIAKNEIGWTKAQEVAKVASPATEERWIDVAKNSNRRTLEKRVDLARRRSALKRRAHPRQGELSAHPTDQKCPTDKGNLPASDRKLVAPDNYMEIILNDDPELVDDAPVSVEFRFTPIQLARYETLIEKIHKSRLVEPGISREEILLHSLEQFLDPIHEPLSDPIREPLSDPIHEPLSDPIREPLSDPIREPLSDPTPNAGVAISDGVSMKGDEQRNETRNNQDDRAPAESKKSRRRDSATPYKIVIYKCDTCQQAILQTNRGMKKLNPSVAEAAACDAIIEQQGQRNRSTISPTVRRTVLNRDKHKCQAPGCRNTRFLEVHHRKPRKDGGSNNPGNLVTLCSSCHQLWHEKNLDPHLLS, translated from the coding sequence ATGACGACCCGTCGCCCCCAATCTAAGGTAAAATCCACAATAACGATGCAATCCCCAGACCATGCCCAAACACCAACCCAAGCCCAAACACCAACCCATGCCCAAACACCAACCCATGCCCAAACACCATCCCATGCCCAAACACCAACCCATATACCAATCCGCACCCTTGCCGATCCCTTCACCTCAAATCTCCCCGCCCAACAGGTCGATCGTGAATTGCACCAGGCCTTGACCACCCTTCATCGGGCCGAGCAATCAGCTGTCTTGTGGTTCTCGGAAATGAATCAGCGGAAGCTCTATCGCGACCTGGGTTACTCATCTATTCATCAATATGCCGCTGAGTCGCTGGGCTTTTCGCGCAGCAAGATATTCCACTTCTTGCGCTTGGCCGATGATCTCGAACGTCTTCCTCAACTACGAGCAGCCATCGCAAAAAATGAAATCGGTTGGACCAAGGCCCAAGAGGTCGCAAAGGTTGCGAGCCCGGCCACCGAAGAGCGCTGGATTGATGTGGCAAAAAACTCAAATCGCAGAACACTCGAAAAGAGAGTCGATCTCGCTCGCCGAAGATCGGCATTAAAGCGTCGCGCCCATCCGAGGCAGGGGGAGCTTTCGGCCCACCCCACCGATCAGAAATGTCCAACGGATAAGGGTAATCTTCCCGCCAGCGATCGTAAACTTGTAGCCCCAGACAATTATATGGAGATCATCTTAAATGATGATCCAGAGCTGGTCGACGACGCGCCGGTTTCCGTTGAGTTTCGTTTCACTCCCATCCAGCTGGCGCGATATGAAACATTAATTGAGAAAATTCATAAATCACGACTCGTCGAGCCAGGAATCAGCCGCGAGGAGATTCTCTTGCATTCACTTGAGCAGTTCCTGGATCCGATACATGAGCCGCTCTCCGATCCGATACGTGAGCCGCTCTCTGATCCGATACATGAGCCGCTCTCCGATCCGATACGTGAGCCGCTCTCTGATCCGATACGTGAGCCGCTCTCTGATCCGACTCCCAATGCTGGCGTGGCCATCAGTGATGGGGTTTCGATGAAAGGCGATGAACAAAGGAACGAAACTCGAAACAATCAGGACGACAGGGCACCCGCAGAATCCAAAAAGTCTCGCCGGCGAGACTCTGCAACTCCTTACAAGATAGTGATTTACAAATGCGATACGTGTCAGCAGGCAATCCTCCAGACGAATCGGGGAATGAAGAAACTGAACCCCTCAGTTGCAGAAGCAGCTGCTTGCGATGCGATCATCGAGCAACAAGGACAGAGGAATCGATCAACGATTTCACCAACCGTCCGTCGGACGGTACTCAATCGAGACAAACATAAATGTCAGGCGCCGGGATGCCGGAATACACGCTTTCTGGAAGTGCATCACCGAAAACCTCGCAAGGATGGCGGATCGAATAATCCCGGAAACCTTGTCACCTTATGTTCAAGTTGTCACCAGCTGTGGCATGAAAAGAATCTAGACCCACATCTGCTTTCTTGA
- a CDS encoding STAS domain-containing protein has protein sequence MGFDFEVNEVGAPGAMILRIQGNLDSKSTPVFLRHCHQVKAAGRNLVLNLSDVQFIASSGIGGLLALREDFEEAGLGVRYAALSSAVESVINLLNLGAFLGIDPTEDEALSSLAAQ, from the coding sequence ATGGGTTTTGATTTTGAAGTCAATGAAGTCGGTGCGCCCGGTGCGATGATTTTAAGAATTCAGGGGAACCTTGACAGCAAAAGCACCCCTGTTTTTCTTCGACACTGTCATCAGGTAAAGGCTGCTGGTAGAAACCTCGTGTTGAACTTGTCAGATGTGCAGTTCATCGCATCCAGCGGGATTGGAGGCCTGTTGGCTCTTCGGGAGGATTTTGAGGAAGCTGGTCTCGGAGTTCGTTATGCCGCTCTATCTTCAGCAGTGGAATCCGTGATCAATCTTCTAAACCTTGGGGCGTTTCTTGGGATCGACCCCACCGAAGATGAAGCGCTTTCATCCCTGGCGGCGCAATGA
- a CDS encoding SpoIIE family protein phosphatase, producing the protein MAISNENGLAKQTWASFNPSPPQKKPAFSIRFIVTAAAIGITMAAVLIVGTVQERNSRKALVAEVETRLMLEARNLAMTGAGALLRDYPELTLHPLIKEMQTKQPELALVLVIDHEGKVQGHADSRELGQKTKALEGLKPETAQLELGDGEAMLGNSENLVASAPVLHPSGQVIGTAVVGLQRNYINQVINAGRRQQLIALSIVLILGVMVALILMTSLLRPVGKLRAGLERIGQGDLNKPIRLRDRTELGMLADTVNDMAAKLKKAQSEMVEKERFAHELELAREIQASLLPKSRIVAKSFFIDGAHRAASEVGGDYYDIFELANGKIGVAIADVAGKGLAGCLAMSMLSALLRAFRDQFESPKELLIKLDERLGENLSSGSFVTMYYGILDPETGRLVSASAGHSPTIVYHRSTGQVEQRMMKGIPLGAVRGGAIRSTLNDEEIILEPGDMLLQYTDGVNEAFGSASEEQFGFERMEIVFKECAPRGCVRVIEDFRQVLDEWRAGSARSDDETFLVVSREICVPVEATGRDDAEALPAHHWEARRWLETAKEHGIHLRLPANLDQLDNLTDWLIERPEFREMEESHMHLLSSGMYEVCANVMEHGYKLDPEREFDLWWLPESSAHQIFTMVSIDENRQGINPTGYFLLLDQGVPFSADNWVATDFWDPEVWRRLRGFGLDIIHKVMSRVVYRPATPEGNVTLLAFDISKLDQEQRELPHGF; encoded by the coding sequence ATGGCAATATCGAACGAAAATGGTCTGGCAAAACAGACATGGGCGTCCTTTAATCCGTCACCTCCCCAAAAGAAGCCGGCCTTCAGCATTCGATTTATTGTCACAGCCGCGGCGATCGGTATCACTATGGCGGCTGTCTTGATTGTTGGAACGGTCCAGGAGCGGAATTCGCGAAAGGCACTCGTCGCCGAAGTTGAAACCCGCCTAATGCTGGAAGCGCGCAACCTGGCGATGACCGGGGCCGGTGCTCTTCTTCGCGACTATCCTGAGCTGACGCTGCATCCTTTAATAAAGGAGATGCAAACCAAGCAACCCGAGCTGGCTCTGGTGCTGGTTATTGATCATGAAGGTAAGGTACAAGGTCATGCTGATTCCCGTGAATTGGGGCAAAAGACAAAGGCTCTGGAAGGGCTGAAGCCGGAGACGGCACAGCTGGAATTGGGAGATGGGGAGGCGATGCTGGGTAATTCTGAAAACCTGGTTGCCTCGGCGCCGGTGCTGCACCCCAGCGGACAGGTTATTGGGACCGCCGTCGTCGGTCTTCAACGTAACTATATTAACCAGGTTATCAACGCGGGCCGCCGCCAGCAGCTTATTGCACTTTCTATCGTTCTGATCCTTGGCGTGATGGTGGCCCTGATTCTGATGACAAGTCTCCTCCGGCCGGTCGGAAAACTGCGGGCCGGTTTGGAGCGGATCGGACAGGGAGATCTTAACAAACCGATTCGGCTGCGTGATCGGACGGAGCTGGGAATGCTGGCCGATACGGTGAATGATATGGCCGCCAAGCTCAAGAAGGCCCAATCGGAAATGGTGGAAAAGGAGCGTTTTGCGCACGAATTGGAATTGGCCAGGGAAATTCAAGCCTCACTGCTTCCTAAATCCAGGATAGTGGCCAAGAGCTTCTTCATTGACGGTGCGCATCGTGCAGCGTCAGAGGTTGGCGGCGATTATTACGACATTTTCGAATTGGCCAATGGGAAAATCGGTGTGGCGATTGCCGATGTTGCGGGCAAAGGCCTGGCCGGCTGTCTGGCGATGTCGATGCTTTCAGCCTTGCTCCGTGCTTTCCGGGATCAATTTGAATCACCGAAGGAACTCCTTATAAAACTTGATGAACGCCTTGGTGAAAATCTGAGCTCGGGAAGCTTTGTGACAATGTACTACGGGATATTGGATCCTGAAACCGGAAGGCTGGTCTCCGCATCCGCCGGTCATTCACCCACTATCGTCTATCATCGATCCACCGGGCAAGTTGAACAAAGAATGATGAAAGGGATTCCCCTCGGAGCTGTTCGGGGCGGCGCCATCCGGTCCACTTTAAATGATGAAGAGATTATCCTGGAACCGGGCGATATGCTGCTCCAATACACGGACGGCGTGAATGAAGCCTTTGGTTCCGCGAGTGAGGAGCAGTTTGGGTTTGAAAGAATGGAGATTGTTTTCAAGGAATGCGCCCCGCGGGGATGTGTGCGTGTCATTGAGGATTTTCGTCAGGTGCTGGATGAATGGCGGGCGGGCAGCGCGCGTTCAGATGATGAAACATTTCTTGTGGTGAGCCGTGAGATTTGCGTTCCGGTGGAAGCGACCGGGCGGGATGATGCGGAAGCTCTTCCGGCGCATCATTGGGAGGCTCGGCGCTGGCTTGAAACGGCGAAAGAGCACGGGATCCATCTCCGCCTGCCCGCAAATCTTGATCAACTGGATAATCTGACAGATTGGCTGATCGAGCGTCCCGAATTCCGGGAGATGGAGGAAAGCCATATGCATCTCCTCTCTTCGGGGATGTATGAGGTCTGCGCCAATGTCATGGAACATGGCTATAAGCTTGATCCAGAACGGGAATTTGATCTCTGGTGGCTCCCGGAATCCTCGGCCCATCAGATTTTCACCATGGTTTCCATCGATGAAAACCGGCAGGGGATCAATCCCACCGGCTACTTTCTACTCCTCGATCAAGGTGTGCCGTTCTCGGCTGATAACTGGGTCGCGACTGATTTTTGGGATCCAGAGGTCTGGCGCCGGCTACGCGGGTTCGGTCTCGACATTATTCACAAGGTGATGTCCCGCGTCGTCTATCGTCCTGCGACACCGGAAGGGAATGTCACTCTTCTGGCATTCGATATCTCGAAACTGGATCAAGAACAGAGGGAGCTACCTCATGGGTTTTGA
- a CDS encoding cupin domain-containing protein: MRIARDDVPVKIEVPGAIARQKTGFGDSSGYGKISGEYFSFGAGTDITPLLHGLEGDLCQCPHWGYVIKGALTTTYTNGEQETVREKDLFYWPPGHTVKADEEADIVLFSPQKEHTQVIDHILGMING; encoded by the coding sequence ATGCGGATAGCAAGAGATGATGTACCCGTCAAGATCGAAGTCCCCGGCGCTATCGCCCGGCAGAAAACAGGATTCGGTGATTCCTCCGGGTATGGAAAAATCAGCGGCGAGTACTTTTCCTTTGGAGCCGGGACGGATATCACGCCCTTGCTTCATGGACTGGAAGGCGATCTCTGTCAATGCCCGCATTGGGGCTACGTCATCAAGGGCGCGCTGACGACGACATACACGAACGGTGAGCAGGAAACGGTTCGTGAGAAAGACCTGTTCTACTGGCCCCCGGGGCATACTGTGAAGGCGGATGAAGAGGCCGATATTGTCCTATTCAGTCCTCAGAAAGAGCACACGCAGGTTATCGACCATATTCTCGGCATGATCAACGGTTAG
- the menA gene encoding 1,4-dihydroxy-2-naphthoate octaprenyltransferase, with translation MSNVPKTSLWGPGIGSLSVWWQAGRPFTLPASIVPILIGAALAYREGELIWVRFILALIASLLVQIGVNLVDEYSDHGRPAGALKHPAPYKVIFRRELTARAVRMGAIIVLAAATLIGVYLIAVTHWLLLPICLASLAAAYFYAGGPKPLGHRGFGIPLVFVFMGIVMVTAGYYIHSERWTLDALWASLPVACFVTAILVVNDLRDLDEDRAEGKMTPVTWWGRSFGRGLWLVLVVSGYLVVCGRALLDPAMRGLLLVLLSLPILFVAARPVFHGKERETLARGLRMTSLVHFVFGLLFAIGLIIGR, from the coding sequence ATGTCGAATGTACCGAAAACTTCACTTTGGGGGCCGGGTATCGGATCACTCTCCGTCTGGTGGCAAGCGGGGAGGCCCTTTACGCTGCCCGCCTCCATCGTACCGATCCTGATCGGCGCGGCTTTGGCTTATCGGGAGGGAGAGCTGATCTGGGTTCGTTTTATCCTCGCTCTGATCGCTTCTCTCCTTGTACAAATTGGCGTGAATCTCGTCGATGAATACAGCGATCACGGCCGGCCGGCCGGTGCTTTGAAGCATCCGGCGCCCTACAAAGTGATTTTCAGGAGAGAGCTTACCGCACGCGCCGTCCGGATGGGAGCGATTATTGTTTTGGCAGCCGCCACACTCATAGGTGTCTATCTAATTGCCGTGACACATTGGTTACTGCTCCCGATCTGCCTGGCTTCACTGGCTGCAGCCTATTTCTACGCCGGCGGGCCGAAGCCGCTGGGGCATCGTGGTTTCGGCATTCCACTGGTCTTTGTATTTATGGGCATCGTAATGGTGACAGCCGGGTATTACATTCACAGCGAACGATGGACATTGGATGCGCTGTGGGCTTCATTGCCTGTCGCCTGCTTTGTGACGGCGATCCTCGTTGTGAATGATCTGCGCGACCTCGATGAAGATCGCGCTGAGGGCAAAATGACGCCGGTGACCTGGTGGGGGCGGTCCTTTGGGAGGGGTCTTTGGCTTGTGCTGGTTGTGTCGGGTTATCTCGTTGTCTGCGGGAGAGCCCTGCTGGATCCGGCGATGAGAGGATTGTTGCTCGTGCTATTGTCTCTTCCGATTCTTTTTGTGGCGGCACGGCCGGTTTTTCACGGGAAGGAGCGGGAAACGTTAGCGCGTGGATTACGGATGACATCACTGGTGCATTTTGTCTTTGGTTTGCTGTTCGCGATTGGATTGATCATCGGGAGATGA
- the menB gene encoding 1,4-dihydroxy-2-naphthoyl-CoA synthase translates to MNFEFNDIIYEHKDGVAFVRINRPEVLNAFRPQTLDEIIMTLEDAWANTTIGVVVLTGVEGNFCVGGDVKARGKGGYIDGSGTPRLQVTRVHRLLREIPKPVIAMVDGYAIGGGHVLHVLCDLTIASDRARFGQIGPRFGSFDGGFGAIYLARIVGEKKAREIWYLCRQYTAEEAREMGLVNKVVPAEALENEVMAWSKELLAKSPMALRFLKHAFNADTDHVYGIQNLAHGATALYYDTDECREGTEAFLEKRDPNYDSFRRHPW, encoded by the coding sequence ATGAATTTCGAGTTTAATGATATCATTTATGAACACAAGGATGGGGTCGCTTTTGTCCGCATCAACCGGCCTGAGGTTCTCAATGCGTTCCGTCCGCAGACACTGGATGAGATCATCATGACGCTCGAAGATGCCTGGGCGAATACGACGATCGGTGTGGTGGTTCTGACCGGTGTCGAAGGCAACTTCTGTGTCGGCGGTGATGTGAAAGCGCGCGGCAAGGGGGGGTATATCGATGGGTCCGGGACACCGCGACTGCAGGTAACTCGTGTGCATCGCTTGCTGCGGGAGATCCCCAAACCGGTCATCGCGATGGTTGACGGCTACGCCATCGGCGGCGGGCACGTTCTCCATGTTCTGTGCGACCTGACGATCGCCTCCGACCGGGCTCGCTTCGGACAGATCGGCCCGCGTTTCGGAAGCTTTGACGGGGGGTTCGGCGCGATCTATCTGGCGCGGATCGTTGGAGAGAAGAAGGCGCGGGAGATCTGGTATCTCTGCCGGCAATACACCGCGGAAGAGGCGCGGGAGATGGGGCTGGTCAATAAGGTTGTACCGGCGGAGGCACTGGAAAACGAGGTGATGGCTTGGTCAAAAGAACTCCTGGCCAAGAGTCCGATGGCGCTGCGCTTCTTGAAACATGCCTTTAATGCCGATACAGATCATGTCTATGGGATTCAGAACCTGGCGCATGGTGCGACGGCGCTTTATTACGATACCGATGAATGCCGGGAGGGAACAGAAGCCTTTCTTGAGAAACGGGATCCCAATTATGATTCCTTCCGGCGTCATCCCTGGTAA
- a CDS encoding CoA transferase, with protein MNSQDASKSGPPLAGLLVLDLSQILSGPYCTMLLADLGAEVIKIEPPGGDRARDIGPMAGPDSSYFISVNRGKKSVVIDLQTIEGRELFLRMVDHADGLVENFRPGVLDRLGLGHEVLLSRNPRLIYASITGFGHTGPYAQKPAFDIIVQALGGIMSVTGEPGGPPLRPGVSQGDSVAGMFAAIAILAALQHRERTSLGQWIDMSMLDGQVTLMENAFARFFATGDVPGPLGSRHPALTPFQAFPTADGFIVVALLHDNPEIWRRFVELMDCAELSADPRFCDGRYRTENYAALAPMLTEAFKQRSTGEWLIRLSRADISCAPVQNVAEAAEDPQVREREMLKDIPRGDGGKLTVANTPFRFQTARTGPQGPAPGLGEHTDGVLRDLLKLSPAELMKLRTIGVTSVRRKE; from the coding sequence ATGAATTCTCAGGATGCATCTAAGAGCGGCCCGCCGCTGGCCGGGCTGCTGGTTCTGGATCTGAGTCAAATCCTCTCAGGTCCCTACTGCACAATGCTTCTCGCAGATCTCGGCGCTGAGGTGATCAAAATCGAACCTCCGGGAGGCGACCGGGCGCGCGATATCGGTCCGATGGCCGGCCCGGATAGTTCCTATTTCATCAGTGTCAACCGCGGTAAAAAATCAGTCGTCATCGATCTCCAGACCATTGAGGGACGCGAGCTTTTTCTGCGGATGGTCGATCACGCCGACGGGTTGGTTGAAAACTTCCGCCCGGGTGTTCTGGATCGCTTGGGATTGGGGCACGAGGTTCTTCTCAGCAGGAATCCACGCTTGATCTATGCATCGATCACGGGGTTCGGACATACCGGCCCCTATGCACAAAAACCGGCTTTCGATATTATTGTACAAGCACTCGGCGGCATCATGAGCGTCACCGGCGAACCCGGTGGGCCGCCACTTCGCCCGGGCGTATCGCAGGGAGACAGTGTCGCGGGAATGTTCGCCGCCATCGCGATTTTGGCGGCATTGCAGCATAGAGAACGCACAAGTCTCGGCCAGTGGATCGATATGTCGATGTTGGACGGGCAGGTGACACTGATGGAGAATGCTTTTGCCCGTTTCTTCGCCACGGGCGACGTGCCGGGGCCGCTGGGATCCCGTCATCCGGCCTTGACGCCGTTTCAGGCCTTCCCGACAGCGGATGGATTTATCGTCGTCGCCCTGCTGCATGACAACCCCGAGATCTGGCGGCGTTTTGTGGAACTTATGGATTGCGCCGAATTGTCCGCGGATCCCCGGTTCTGCGACGGCCGGTATCGAACAGAGAACTATGCGGCCCTGGCGCCGATGTTGACGGAGGCCTTCAAGCAGCGTTCGACGGGGGAATGGTTGATCCGCCTTTCCAGAGCTGATATCTCCTGCGCGCCGGTGCAGAATGTCGCCGAGGCGGCGGAGGATCCCCAGGTGCGGGAACGTGAAATGTTAAAGGATATCCCTCGTGGTGACGGCGGGAAACTGACGGTTGCGAATACGCCCTTTCGCTTTCAGACGGCCCGGACAGGGCCTCAGGGGCCGGCGCCGGGTTTGGGCGAGCATACCGACGGGGTTCTAAGGGATCTTTTAAAGTTAAGTCCGGCTGAATTAATGAAGCTGCGAACAATAGGCGTGACTTCAGTACGGAGGAAAGAATGA
- a CDS encoding mandelate racemase/muconate lactonizing enzyme family protein, producing the protein MKINRVAWRGYRVPFLWSPVAHGALRASHRHGLLIRITADDGSTGIGEASPIGAGSPTQLEEIAKIIKESAAALLGRELVGEYPRSLVFIRIGMLSAKLFPPQKSSPPARAAGFGLETAMLDLVSRAMGWAFLEPKHPERIQRSAETPIRTNALITTSGYEELATEIELARSQGMTSFKIKVGRRPLSEELETLRAVRELAGSNATIRLDANGLWTPDEAVAVLKRFKPFGIEYIEQPVSPEDPKGLAEVRRRSAVPIAADEAVVSWPAVKKLIEIDAADIFIVKAARLGFHHAVFLTSALTKRNRTVVITSSLESGIGILAAAHLTKFLPLNAPACGLATASLLEHDLLEAPLIVENGCLTLPQGPGIGAAVNPEALERYAVPPKGEVTE; encoded by the coding sequence ATGAAAATTAACAGGGTAGCGTGGCGGGGATACCGTGTGCCGTTTTTGTGGAGCCCGGTTGCCCATGGCGCGCTAAGGGCGTCGCACCGGCATGGTCTTCTTATCCGAATCACGGCGGATGATGGGAGCACCGGCATCGGCGAAGCCTCACCCATCGGCGCCGGATCACCGACCCAGTTGGAAGAGATCGCCAAGATTATTAAAGAGAGCGCCGCCGCGTTGTTGGGGCGGGAACTGGTCGGCGAATATCCGCGGTCCCTCGTCTTCATCCGGATCGGAATGCTCTCGGCAAAGCTCTTTCCTCCCCAGAAATCCTCGCCGCCGGCGCGCGCCGCCGGTTTCGGCCTTGAAACCGCCATGTTGGATCTTGTCTCACGGGCCATGGGCTGGGCCTTTCTCGAACCGAAGCACCCTGAGAGAATCCAGCGATCCGCGGAAACGCCGATCCGGACCAATGCCCTGATCACCACATCCGGGTATGAAGAGCTCGCAACCGAAATCGAGCTGGCGCGATCGCAGGGAATGACTTCATTCAAGATAAAAGTGGGACGCCGCCCTCTCAGCGAAGAGCTGGAGACACTGCGGGCCGTGAGGGAACTGGCCGGATCGAATGCCACAATTCGTCTGGATGCCAACGGCCTTTGGACGCCGGATGAGGCGGTAGCGGTGCTCAAGCGCTTCAAACCTTTTGGGATCGAGTACATTGAACAACCTGTTTCACCAGAGGACCCGAAGGGATTGGCCGAGGTGCGGCGCCGGTCGGCCGTGCCGATCGCGGCCGATGAAGCCGTCGTCTCCTGGCCCGCCGTGAAGAAGCTCATCGAGATTGATGCCGCCGACATTTTTATTGTGAAAGCGGCCCGGCTCGGCTTCCATCATGCTGTTTTTCTCACCAGCGCCCTGACCAAGCGGAACCGAACCGTCGTGATCACATCCTCCCTTGAAAGCGGGATCGGCATTCTGGCCGCCGCGCATCTTACAAAATTCCTGCCGCTCAATGCGCCCGCCTGCGGTTTGGCGACAGCCTCGCTGCTGGAACACGATCTCCTGGAGGCGCCGCTTATCGTGGAAAACGGCTGTCTCACTCTCCCGCAGGGACCGGGAATCGGGGCGGCGGTCAATCCGGAAGCGCTGGAACGCTATGCTGTTCCTCCGAAGGGCGAGGTCACCGAGTAA